Proteins encoded within one genomic window of Lysinibacillus louembei:
- the comX gene encoding competence pheromone ComX gives MMKMIQFLRDNMDIAKLLHEGKVSLVGVTAQEQAAIMEAFEKEIHSDTMYWK, from the coding sequence ATGATGAAAATGATTCAATTTTTACGCGACAACATGGATATTGCAAAATTATTACATGAAGGAAAAGTATCATTAGTAGGTGTTACAGCACAGGAGCAAGCAGCAATTATGGAAGCTTTTGAGAAGGAGATACATTCTGATACGATGTATTGGAAATAA
- a CDS encoding S-layer homology domain-containing protein, whose amino-acid sequence MKQRQWLITIVSLLLFTIVFYSGKVEANTIDLNGGVKNENTYEEYVFLTGVPIKFTGTNKNVSVSVSEKKGQLTETYKLTLTGANGEKLARQFTYAYDVTNYDQIGQSTATGEVTKYTEKVTIGNKTYTLTDYQFSKSAVTDKRPASDYFSGNALARKTYSVKNGKNTDEITIHVDSRNEGYENFWGATETQITEYEMIFEDGSIGTVKNRVSSSKSRTLNYEENASSLSSFYGGYVVNSAADIISEYDYKLPKKSGTVSLNLKMMPRIERLIVPKFRDLSSHQAKDAIEKLYSLGILEDQSNFFSPNTPMQRYDFTIAIGKAIDLRVLEDTEKRGKKAPASIFNDVKRTTKDYNYLESAVKKGVITGITPTKFDPDGFLTRQQAAAILVRALGLEGKAPDPGYQTNYRDDAKITDYARDAVYVVSELGLMTGDSVTGNFNPKGKLTRAQASLIMMRFLEYLENDLKQNYRDDILFFD is encoded by the coding sequence ATGAAGCAACGTCAATGGTTAATCACAATCGTCTCCTTATTGCTATTTACAATTGTTTTTTATTCAGGAAAAGTTGAGGCAAACACAATTGATTTAAATGGTGGAGTTAAAAATGAGAATACATATGAAGAGTATGTATTTTTGACAGGTGTACCAATTAAATTTACTGGTACAAATAAAAATGTTTCTGTATCCGTATCGGAGAAAAAAGGACAATTGACAGAAACGTATAAGCTGACATTAACAGGAGCGAACGGCGAAAAATTAGCGCGCCAATTTACATATGCATACGATGTAACAAACTATGATCAAATTGGACAAAGCACAGCAACAGGGGAAGTTACAAAGTATACAGAGAAAGTGACGATTGGCAATAAAACGTATACATTGACGGATTATCAGTTTTCTAAAAGTGCTGTTACTGATAAACGACCAGCATCCGATTATTTTTCAGGTAATGCACTTGCACGTAAAACATACTCAGTGAAAAACGGAAAAAATACGGACGAAATTACGATTCATGTGGATAGCCGCAATGAAGGCTACGAAAACTTCTGGGGTGCTACGGAAACACAAATTACAGAGTATGAAATGATATTTGAGGATGGCTCCATTGGTACAGTAAAAAATCGTGTATCTTCATCAAAGTCTCGCACATTAAACTATGAAGAAAATGCCTCGTCCTTATCAAGCTTTTATGGTGGCTATGTTGTAAATAGCGCAGCTGATATTATTTCTGAGTATGACTATAAATTGCCGAAAAAATCGGGCACGGTATCATTAAATTTAAAAATGATGCCTCGTATAGAGCGATTAATTGTTCCGAAATTTAGAGATTTATCGAGCCATCAAGCGAAAGATGCGATTGAAAAACTATATTCTTTAGGTATTTTAGAGGATCAATCGAATTTCTTTTCACCAAATACACCAATGCAACGCTATGACTTTACGATTGCCATTGGAAAAGCAATCGATTTACGTGTGTTGGAAGACACTGAAAAAAGAGGGAAAAAAGCACCTGCAAGCATTTTTAATGATGTGAAACGTACAACAAAGGACTATAACTATTTAGAATCCGCTGTCAAAAAAGGAGTTATTACAGGTATAACACCTACGAAGTTCGATCCTGATGGCTTTTTAACACGCCAGCAGGCAGCTGCCATTTTAGTGCGTGCATTAGGTTTAGAAGGGAAAGCTCCAGACCCAGGCTATCAAACAAACTATCGTGATGATGCGAAAATTACAGACTATGCACGTGATGCAGTTTATGTTGTATCAGAGCTAGGCTTAATGACAGGCGATTCTGTCACAGGAAATTTCAATCCAAAAGGAAAGCTAACACGAGCGCAAGCATCATTAATTATGATGCGTTTCCTTGAATATTTAGAAAATGATTTAAAACAAAACTACCGTGATGATATTTTATTCTTTGATTAA
- a CDS encoding vWA domain-containing protein — translation MANMKKTWIIILCSALLLAGWLPLAAPANAAPSISDVDKNSEKYTAAQWAVDQKLVQLSGSKFQPNVLVTEQQMLQMIAQLDKNYHFSYAHDMVYTYYADLNMPIYGANNMGRRTANATRGQFARLYAAMNSLDLSEVQAVQYLYTHEITKGLTGKKTFDDYAATKAITRGDLVTFLYRAAKSGGIAIEGLSAAPSGKDDSKVTLPLNFVSSNGTVELKPPSDKKENDKSNNPSAFKAVQSINVEKEELAANGLDATAIQILLKDSYGNDIPYDTTLQFKVTSKVGARIVESPPTSGSKPEKNAGSSTTTIFTDGGELNAYIIAPTLTKSEKDLITFELVNNNETKFASYRNQRIEVELRYVPKAEVRISYEVYDPDQPNGGGSVTPGPKPLPALPVGKVDGSTVQTVPFTPNGIIEIRDYDTDELTFDGFKWENYTNSSGQIVNGRVRDDAIQYGNAELRMDNQLISVWLFEQIIERMIDEYGRVNAYYTINSEGRAVYNLQDVMDESFTSQFESKIHALIVHLLTYFPRNTNDLTMVHYDSVKAVKAIFDSLSKADQDYLAKNYKDTVGNLSGYNAKVDSLKESQEIVERPEGMERYTKVIVNLVAPGGRVITDYKGTAEIEFNGQRKVVSFNTNTTDYNKGTGYAGSAVGYFDSIVYGSSTATATLVSSNIDPRYREMFREIIGVPTKQKIFTNFKFTKNKCTLATEIAFIVDQSSSMRKQDPNNFTADKTKQLIRQIGSNNNIVVPFAANPGSVVKGTATNIANMEGFISYDKLSSRNTNMAQAVQAALNNYTTDDKVAKSMVLITDGKTSNAQVERIIDSAKKAKIQIHTIAVGPAKDVNTAILKKIASETGGQSYHATDAERLHSAYQAVIDAILCQTFVSDASCDTSAGLFNAATVDVTRSTVIMTAELNENCTNVASVQVRFTSVNGDVNYDLIDRGQNVFKVSQSIRKFNRFDLYNEVIFRAFDQNGNLITDKEVKL, via the coding sequence ATGGCTAACATGAAAAAAACATGGATTATCATCTTATGCTCAGCGTTACTTTTAGCAGGGTGGCTTCCATTAGCAGCTCCAGCGAATGCAGCGCCATCCATTTCGGATGTTGATAAAAATAGTGAAAAATATACAGCAGCGCAATGGGCCGTTGACCAAAAATTAGTTCAGCTTTCGGGAAGTAAGTTCCAGCCTAACGTTCTTGTAACAGAGCAGCAAATGCTACAAATGATTGCACAGCTTGATAAAAATTATCATTTCAGTTATGCACATGATATGGTGTACACATATTATGCCGATTTAAACATGCCGATTTATGGGGCAAATAATATGGGACGCCGCACTGCTAATGCAACGAGAGGGCAATTTGCTCGTCTATATGCGGCAATGAATAGCCTTGATTTATCAGAAGTGCAGGCAGTTCAATATTTATATACACATGAAATTACAAAAGGTTTAACAGGTAAGAAAACGTTTGATGATTATGCAGCAACAAAGGCGATTACACGTGGTGACCTTGTGACATTTTTATATCGTGCAGCAAAAAGTGGTGGCATTGCAATTGAAGGCTTAAGCGCAGCACCGTCTGGTAAGGACGACAGCAAAGTAACATTGCCATTAAATTTTGTTAGCTCAAACGGTACAGTAGAATTAAAGCCACCTTCAGATAAGAAGGAAAATGATAAATCTAATAATCCGAGCGCTTTTAAAGCCGTACAAAGCATTAATGTGGAAAAAGAGGAATTAGCAGCAAATGGCTTGGATGCAACAGCTATTCAAATACTATTAAAAGATAGCTATGGCAATGACATTCCATATGATACGACATTGCAATTTAAAGTAACATCAAAGGTTGGAGCTCGCATCGTCGAATCACCACCGACATCAGGCTCAAAGCCAGAGAAAAATGCAGGCAGTAGCACAACAACGATTTTCACTGATGGTGGTGAATTAAATGCATACATTATTGCACCAACATTAACAAAATCAGAAAAAGATTTAATTACATTTGAGCTTGTTAATAATAATGAAACAAAATTTGCCAGCTATCGCAATCAGCGCATCGAAGTGGAATTGCGCTATGTACCAAAAGCGGAAGTGCGCATTTCCTACGAAGTATATGATCCAGACCAGCCAAATGGTGGTGGCAGTGTCACACCAGGTCCAAAGCCATTACCAGCATTACCGGTAGGGAAAGTGGATGGCAGTACAGTACAAACAGTGCCATTTACACCGAATGGTATTATTGAAATCCGTGACTATGATACAGATGAATTAACATTTGATGGATTTAAATGGGAAAACTATACGAATTCATCAGGTCAAATTGTTAATGGTCGTGTTCGAGACGATGCGATCCAATATGGAAATGCAGAGCTACGCATGGATAATCAGCTTATTTCTGTATGGTTATTTGAACAAATTATAGAGCGCATGATTGATGAGTATGGAAGAGTAAATGCCTACTATACCATTAATAGCGAAGGTCGCGCGGTTTATAATTTACAAGATGTAATGGATGAGAGTTTTACAAGTCAATTTGAATCAAAAATCCATGCATTAATTGTTCATTTACTAACGTATTTCCCTAGAAACACAAATGATTTAACGATGGTTCACTATGACAGTGTAAAAGCAGTTAAGGCAATCTTTGATTCTTTAAGCAAGGCAGATCAAGATTATTTAGCGAAAAACTATAAAGATACAGTCGGGAATTTAAGTGGCTATAATGCAAAGGTAGACAGCTTAAAGGAAAGCCAAGAAATTGTGGAGCGTCCTGAAGGAATGGAGCGCTACACGAAAGTGATTGTTAATTTAGTAGCACCGGGTGGACGTGTCATTACGGACTATAAAGGAACAGCGGAAATTGAATTTAATGGACAACGTAAAGTTGTGTCATTCAATACAAACACGACAGATTATAATAAAGGAACGGGCTATGCAGGCTCAGCTGTTGGTTATTTTGATTCCATTGTCTATGGCTCATCAACAGCGACAGCAACATTGGTTTCATCTAATATTGATCCACGTTATCGCGAGATGTTTAGAGAGATCATTGGCGTGCCAACAAAGCAAAAAATCTTTACAAACTTTAAATTTACAAAAAACAAATGTACGCTTGCAACGGAAATAGCCTTCATTGTTGACCAATCGAGCTCAATGCGTAAACAAGATCCAAATAATTTTACAGCGGACAAAACAAAGCAGTTGATTCGTCAAATTGGTTCGAATAACAATATCGTTGTTCCGTTTGCTGCAAATCCAGGCTCAGTTGTAAAAGGTACAGCAACAAATATTGCCAATATGGAAGGCTTTATCTCCTATGATAAGCTGTCATCACGCAATACCAACATGGCACAAGCAGTACAGGCAGCACTTAACAACTATACAACAGACGATAAAGTTGCCAAGTCGATGGTATTGATTACAGATGGTAAAACATCGAATGCGCAGGTAGAGCGCATTATTGATAGTGCGAAAAAAGCAAAAATACAAATTCATACGATTGCTGTTGGACCAGCGAAAGATGTTAACACAGCAATCTTGAAAAAAATTGCTTCTGAAACAGGTGGTCAAAGCTATCATGCGACAGATGCAGAACGTTTGCACAGTGCATATCAAGCAGTAATTGATGCGATTTTATGTCAAACATTCGTATCAGATGCAAGCTGTGATACGAGCGCAGGTTTATTCAACGCTGCAACAGTCGATGTCACACGTTCAACAGTCATTATGACAGCTGAATTAAATGAAAACTGTACAAATGTAGCATCTGTACAAGTACGTTTTACCTCTGTTAACGGTGATGTCAACTACGACTTAATTGATCGTGGGCAAAATGTTTTCAAAGTAAGCCAATCAATTCGCAAATTTAATCGTTTTGATTTGTATAATGAAGTCATCTTCCGTGCATTTGACCAAAATGGTAATTTAATCACAGATAAAGAAGTGAAGCTATAA
- the hemA gene encoding glutamyl-tRNA reductase yields MHTLVVGLNYKTAPVEIREKLSFIESEIPNAMEALQQQKSILENVIVSTCNRTEIYAVVDQLHTGRYYIKRFLAEWFHLSTEQFEAHLFIHEEQEAIQHLFKVTAGIDSMILGETQILGQVRKSFLQGQELATTGTIFNQLFKQAVTFAKRAHNETAIGENAVSVSYAAVELAKKIFGSLKKTHVAILGAGKMGELAIQNLYGNGVGKVTVINRTFEKAQDLAVKFEGQAKSMQELQCMLLEADILISSTGSTNYVIDYELMQYVARMRKGQPLFMVDIAVPRDLDPRIADLPNVFLYDIDDLQGIVEANLAEREKAAAEITHMIGYEVTEFKAWLATLGVVPVISALRKKASRIQEETMLSIENKMPDLTERERKILSKHTKSIINQLLKEPILQAKEMANSSKANEQLQLFQAIFGIEDDVQHEMVTPYESKAQVQPKLAFES; encoded by the coding sequence ATGCATACATTGGTCGTAGGCTTGAATTATAAAACAGCGCCAGTAGAAATTCGTGAAAAGCTATCGTTTATTGAGAGCGAAATACCGAATGCCATGGAGGCGCTACAACAACAAAAGAGCATTTTAGAAAATGTAATTGTATCAACATGTAATCGTACAGAAATTTACGCGGTTGTTGATCAATTGCATACAGGACGTTATTATATTAAACGTTTTTTAGCAGAATGGTTTCATCTTTCAACTGAACAATTTGAAGCACATTTATTTATTCATGAAGAGCAAGAGGCAATTCAGCACTTATTTAAAGTAACAGCTGGGATTGATTCGATGATTCTTGGTGAAACGCAAATTTTAGGGCAAGTGAGAAAAAGCTTTTTACAAGGGCAAGAGCTTGCGACAACGGGTACGATATTTAACCAATTGTTCAAGCAAGCCGTAACGTTTGCGAAGCGTGCACATAATGAAACAGCTATTGGAGAAAACGCTGTTTCTGTATCGTATGCGGCTGTGGAGCTTGCAAAGAAAATCTTTGGTTCATTAAAGAAAACCCATGTGGCGATTTTAGGCGCAGGGAAAATGGGCGAGTTAGCGATTCAAAATTTATATGGCAATGGTGTAGGAAAAGTAACGGTTATTAACCGTACATTTGAAAAAGCACAAGATTTAGCAGTGAAGTTTGAAGGTCAGGCTAAATCGATGCAAGAATTGCAATGCATGTTGTTGGAAGCAGATATTTTAATTAGCTCGACAGGCTCAACAAATTATGTTATTGATTATGAGCTAATGCAATATGTGGCACGTATGCGCAAAGGGCAGCCATTATTTATGGTTGATATTGCTGTGCCGCGTGATTTAGATCCTCGCATTGCGGATTTACCAAATGTCTTCTTATATGATATCGATGATTTGCAAGGCATTGTGGAAGCGAATTTGGCAGAGCGTGAGAAGGCGGCTGCTGAAATTACGCATATGATTGGTTATGAAGTCACAGAGTTTAAAGCATGGTTAGCGACATTAGGTGTAGTACCTGTCATTTCGGCATTACGTAAAAAAGCGAGTCGCATTCAAGAGGAAACGATGCTAAGCATTGAGAATAAAATGCCTGATTTAACAGAGCGTGAGCGCAAAATTTTAAGCAAGCATACAAAATCAATTATTAACCAGCTATTGAAAGAGCCAATTTTGCAAGCAAAGGAAATGGCGAATTCTTCAAAAGCGAATGAGCAATTGCAATTATTCCAAGCAATCTTTGGTATTGAAGATGATGTGCAGCATGAAATGGTAACACCATATGAAAGCAAAGCACAGGTTCAGCCAAAGCTGGCATTCGAATCTTAA
- a CDS encoding sensor histidine kinase: protein MKKHYFIFLLYVGIAIYLSIVAYHKPLIKIELQQQNEQWAVEAPYYSQWAAEQGIEAGDIILNVDNMPVSEISSTLYIHSIRAANELTTQKQDGTIRKIEILHKDLPVQFYLHVILPIIYFVLSLGAGFYLYKRQKDIASMKWLILFILTIALAYLSSTASSKLNLLGGIITNGGILLAPLVLLQFLQNYYRYLHIKWTFIQRIEMLYILPVIGAVLGGVEIVYPFLRNTTSLIILTTSFLLFACSLWILLHGYYKTRMIQLRLLILSVILPFLPFLLLFVVPEVIRQRPILEAEYSILFVLLIPFCFMFLRVSERLFDIHYYITRTSYYLVVTSALTIWLWLGLYFLMDNVPNGILVVFLFIFILLFFYIKEKVDAKYRDILFTPKGNTIRQLSKVIDQMSIAYRVEVLLSILKEEAAKHLEIQNIKIVNNDGSSRPAECVMTDEQMQQLHAGEIIKLSNVYVALIHQEARMQRLLLIEHQGTIRLKDEELLWLKLLLKYAGSAIESLKKIEELLRELQSLQQTAEQEPIWLKKLVWLKVEQEKYYVAQELHDTVLQNLTHLTREIGLLVEDETAVSAQELYEQMHNNVQDLRAYCETLKPPVLDKFGLTAALSQLAQQVSNKAKFKLCTTFERVYLQHEQLPLVIYRIVQELLNNALKHSDATKVTLSLQELDEGFELIYEDDGMGCELEQMLQTDSLGIRGIKERVEAFNGYCRIEANVNEGVFIHIIIEGSVEDD, encoded by the coding sequence ATGAAAAAGCACTATTTTATTTTTCTACTATATGTAGGGATTGCTATTTATTTATCTATTGTCGCTTATCATAAACCTTTAATTAAAATAGAGCTTCAGCAGCAAAATGAGCAATGGGCTGTTGAAGCTCCATATTATTCACAATGGGCAGCAGAGCAAGGCATTGAAGCAGGAGATATTATTTTAAATGTTGATAATATGCCCGTTAGTGAAATATCCTCAACTCTATATATTCATTCTATAAGAGCTGCAAATGAGCTGACGACTCAAAAGCAGGACGGTACAATAAGGAAGATTGAAATATTACATAAAGATTTGCCTGTGCAATTTTATTTACACGTTATCTTACCAATTATTTATTTTGTTTTATCTTTAGGAGCAGGCTTTTATCTATACAAAAGACAAAAAGATATTGCCAGCATGAAATGGCTGATTCTCTTTATTTTAACAATCGCATTAGCTTATTTAAGCAGCACAGCTTCTAGTAAACTTAATCTTCTAGGTGGTATTATAACAAATGGAGGAATTCTTCTTGCTCCATTAGTATTATTGCAATTTTTGCAAAACTATTATCGTTATTTACATATTAAGTGGACATTTATACAGCGCATTGAAATGTTATACATATTACCAGTAATAGGTGCTGTACTAGGTGGTGTTGAAATAGTCTATCCATTTTTAAGAAATACTACTTCTTTAATTATATTAACAACATCATTCTTACTCTTCGCTTGTTCATTATGGATATTACTACACGGCTATTATAAAACACGCATGATACAATTACGCTTATTAATTTTAAGCGTAATTTTGCCGTTTTTACCATTCTTATTGTTATTTGTCGTGCCTGAAGTAATTAGACAACGCCCAATTCTAGAGGCAGAATACAGTATATTATTTGTTCTTTTAATTCCATTTTGTTTTATGTTTTTACGTGTGTCAGAGCGCTTATTTGATATTCATTACTATATTACACGAACAAGCTATTATTTAGTCGTGACATCTGCTTTAACGATATGGCTGTGGCTAGGGCTATATTTCTTAATGGACAATGTGCCAAATGGAATACTTGTTGTTTTTTTATTTATTTTCATTTTGCTATTTTTCTATATAAAAGAAAAAGTAGATGCGAAATATCGAGATATATTATTTACGCCAAAGGGGAATACGATACGGCAGCTATCCAAAGTAATTGATCAAATGAGCATTGCTTATCGCGTAGAGGTGTTGCTTTCCATTTTAAAGGAGGAGGCAGCTAAGCATTTAGAAATTCAAAATATCAAGATTGTGAATAATGATGGAAGTAGCAGACCTGCTGAATGTGTTATGACAGATGAACAAATGCAGCAGCTGCATGCCGGAGAAATTATCAAGTTATCTAATGTATATGTAGCGCTTATTCATCAAGAGGCACGTATGCAAAGGCTATTACTTATTGAACATCAAGGAACAATCCGCTTAAAGGATGAAGAGCTTCTATGGCTAAAGCTTTTGTTGAAATATGCAGGAAGTGCTATTGAAAGCTTGAAAAAAATTGAAGAGCTATTGAGAGAATTGCAAAGCTTACAGCAAACAGCGGAGCAGGAGCCTATTTGGTTAAAGAAGCTCGTATGGCTAAAAGTAGAGCAGGAAAAATATTATGTAGCACAAGAGCTGCATGATACAGTATTACAAAATTTAACACACCTCACACGTGAAATAGGCTTGTTAGTAGAAGATGAAACAGCCGTTTCAGCACAAGAGCTGTATGAGCAAATGCATAATAATGTGCAGGATTTACGAGCCTATTGTGAGACATTGAAACCACCTGTATTAGACAAATTTGGTTTAACAGCAGCATTAAGTCAATTAGCCCAACAAGTAAGCAACAAAGCAAAATTCAAATTATGTACAACCTTTGAGCGTGTTTATTTACAGCATGAACAGCTACCTTTAGTCATTTATCGCATTGTACAGGAGCTGCTGAATAATGCCTTAAAGCATTCTGACGCAACAAAGGTAACACTTTCTTTACAGGAATTAGATGAAGGCTTTGAATTAATCTATGAGGATGATGGAATGGGCTGTGAGCTGGAACAAATGCTACAAACGGACTCTCTAGGTATAAGAGGGATTAAAGAACGAGTAGAGGCATTTAATGGCTATTGTCGTATCGAGGCAAATGTAAATGAAGGTGTATTTATTCATATTATCATAGAAGGGTCTGTGGAAGATGATTAA
- a CDS encoding response regulator transcription factor, with protein sequence MIKVLIVDDHPIVLEGSKRLMESADDIHIDTELQATNVVHQLAENDYDVYLLDVNLGESDGITLAQQIKEHTKARVILYTGDDPTNYYSLIVEKRVDGVVSKMATRFQVIQTIRAAMQGLMLIPTDFLDYIHFSRDDIELTAKEKMLLSWLQEGLTNKEMAVKLHTSVRTIERYWSQLFQVLGATSREAVLDIIKEQRLLE encoded by the coding sequence ATGATTAAGGTGCTTATTGTAGATGACCATCCAATCGTGCTGGAAGGGTCAAAGCGATTAATGGAATCAGCTGACGATATTCATATCGATACAGAATTACAGGCGACAAACGTCGTGCATCAATTAGCTGAAAATGACTATGATGTTTATTTACTTGATGTGAATTTAGGGGAATCTGATGGTATTACTTTAGCGCAGCAAATTAAAGAGCACACAAAGGCACGTGTCATTTTATATACGGGGGATGACCCGACAAATTATTATTCACTTATTGTTGAAAAGAGGGTGGATGGGGTCGTGTCAAAAATGGCAACGCGCTTTCAAGTAATTCAAACAATTCGCGCGGCAATGCAAGGACTTATGTTAATACCAACAGATTTTCTCGATTACATTCATTTTAGTCGAGACGATATTGAATTGACAGCTAAGGAGAAAATGCTTCTTTCTTGGCTACAAGAAGGGTTAACAAATAAAGAAATGGCAGTAAAGCTGCATACATCTGTTCGTACAATTGAGCGTTATTGGTCACAGCTGTTTCAAGTGTTAGGTGCGACATCGCGCGAAGCGGTGCTTGACATTATTAAGGAGCAACGACTTTTAGAGTGA
- a CDS encoding ABC transporter ATP-binding protein, with product MIEIRNLCKSFITPASQANILHNISLTIEKGKWYTIIGDAGTGKTIFLGCVAGLLAPTIGEVLYDNIQIYQLSDKARSNYRRKHIGFVYQNFKFLPHYSIMDNVILPFIHDEPRKTLYPKALTLLQQAGIHAELFECFPEDLSSEEKYRVAIARALLGNPSVLIIDEPTAYLDAKACYEVLNLLSFYRNQGQTIIMATRDKEAAQLSDYTYKLIDKQLVQVD from the coding sequence ATGATTGAAATTCGCAACCTTTGCAAGTCCTTTATTACTCCAGCAAGTCAGGCAAATATTTTACATAATATCTCGTTAACGATTGAAAAAGGAAAATGGTACACAATTATTGGTGATGCCGGTACAGGAAAAACAATATTTTTAGGTTGTGTCGCAGGACTACTAGCGCCAACTATTGGAGAGGTATTATATGATAATATACAAATTTATCAATTAAGCGATAAAGCTCGAAGTAATTATCGCCGAAAACATATTGGCTTTGTCTATCAAAACTTTAAGTTCCTACCGCATTATTCCATAATGGATAATGTGATTTTACCATTTATTCATGATGAGCCGAGAAAAACATTATATCCGAAAGCGTTAACCTTATTACAGCAAGCTGGCATTCATGCTGAATTATTTGAATGCTTTCCTGAAGATTTATCGTCAGAAGAAAAATACCGCGTAGCAATTGCTCGTGCGCTCCTTGGTAATCCGAGTGTCCTTATTATTGATGAGCCAACAGCCTATTTAGATGCAAAGGCATGTTATGAAGTATTAAATTTATTATCATTTTATCGAAATCAGGGACAAACGATTATTATGGCCACACGTGATAAAGAAGCAGCGCAACTTAGCGATTATACATACAAGCTAATTGACAAACAATTAGTGCAGGTAGATTGA
- the ccsA gene encoding cytochrome c biogenesis protein CcsA: MSEMIMTRIYESIVILYAIGLVFYFIDYFYRRIQARRIAFWFVSIVWILQTIYFIWFILEMKRFPVLSLFEGVYFYAWLLTSLSIILHCVVRVDMPVFFMNMLGFVFVTIHLLAPNDVVEPVRTSLISEVLIIHISFAIASYAAFTLSFVFSVLYLVLYRILKQKKFNPLWSRLPNLQQTTSWMSYSMLVGIPLLFVSLVLGLEWAFLSIDKFSIIDAKILGSFCIAIIYLVILLLHRSKKMVSTTYAWAQIFVFLLIVINFFLGSKLSTFHLWY; this comes from the coding sequence ATGTCTGAAATGATAATGACGAGGATTTATGAATCAATTGTGATACTTTATGCAATTGGACTCGTCTTCTACTTTATTGATTATTTTTATCGGCGTATTCAAGCACGACGTATCGCATTTTGGTTCGTGTCGATTGTCTGGATACTGCAAACAATTTACTTTATCTGGTTTATTTTAGAGATGAAACGATTCCCTGTATTGTCTTTATTTGAAGGCGTTTATTTTTATGCGTGGTTGCTCACATCGTTGTCTATTATTTTGCATTGTGTTGTGCGCGTAGATATGCCTGTATTTTTTATGAATATGCTAGGTTTTGTCTTCGTTACCATTCATTTATTAGCACCAAACGATGTGGTTGAGCCTGTACGAACTTCGCTCATTTCAGAGGTATTAATTATTCATATTAGCTTTGCAATTGCCTCATATGCAGCGTTTACGTTATCGTTCGTTTTTTCGGTGCTCTATTTAGTGCTGTATCGCATTTTAAAGCAAAAAAAATTCAACCCGTTATGGTCACGCTTGCCGAATTTACAGCAAACGACGAGCTGGATGAGCTATTCGATGCTTGTAGGTATCCCTTTGCTATTCGTTAGCTTAGTGTTAGGATTAGAATGGGCGTTTTTATCAATTGACAAGTTTTCCATTATTGATGCGAAAATTTTAGGGTCATTTTGTATTGCCATTATTTATTTGGTTATTTTATTATTACACCGCAGCAAGAAAATGGTTAGTACAACATATGCATGGGCACAAATCTTTGTCTTTTTGCTCATTGTTATTAACTTCTTCTTAGGCAGTAAACTATCAACATTCCATTTATGGTATTAA